CTGATCGTAACCGGGGCAGGCCAGAAGGCGTTCTGCGCCGGCGCCGACATCAAGGAACTGATGGACCGCAGCCTGATGCAGCAGCGCCAGGGCGCCCAGCTCGGTCAACGTACTTTCGACAAACTGGCCAGACTGGCGATTCCGTCGGTCGCCGTATTGCACGGGTATGCCTTTGGCGGGGGGCTTGAGCTCGCCATGGCCTGCACTTTCCGTATTGCGACGGTCCAGGCCCGCATGGGCCTGCCGGAGATCAAGCTCGGCCTGATCCCGGGCTACGGCGGCACGCAGCGCCTGCCGCGCCTGGTTGGTGAGGGCCGGGCACTGGAGATGGTGATGTCCGGGCGCACGGTCGATGCGATCGAAGCCGAGCGCGTCGGGCTGGTCAATCGCGTGGTTGCCCACGGGGAGCCTGTCGAACTGGGCAAGGCTTTCATGTCCGAGTTCATCGGCTATAGCCGTTGCGCCTCGCAGTTCTCGCGCGAGGCGGTGGTTCGCGGCATGGGCACCACGCTCGAGGCCGGGCTCGAGATCGAAGCGGATCTGTCCACGCTGGCTTATCAGACCGATGACGCCGTCGAGGGCATGCGCGCCTTTATCGAGAAACGCACACCGGAGTTCAAGGATGCCTGATTTCACACAAGGCGCCGTCATCGTGACCGGTGGCAGCCGGGGAATTGGTGCCTCCATTTCCGTGGAACTGGCACGCATCGGCCTGCACGTGGCCTGCGTTTCGCGTTCGGGCGAACTGCCTGACGCCGGCTCGCTCGATGCCGATGCACAAAAGCGGCTGGCGGCACTACGCTGCGATATCACCGATGCCGCTTCGGTCGCCACAGCGTTCGCCCAGGTGCCCGCACTGTTCGGCAAGCCGATCGTCGGCCTCGTCAACAACGCCGGCATCCACCTGCAGGGGCCGTCCGCATCGTTCCCGATCGCTGACTTTGAGCGCGTGATGCAGACCAACGCCTCTTCGGTCCTGCTGGCCAGCCAGGTGGCCTACCCCTACCTGCACGAGGCCGGCTCGGCGCTGATCGTCAACATCGGCTCGTTCTACGACAAGCTCGGCGTGCGCGGCAATGCCGCCTATTGCGCGTCCAAGGCTGCCGTGGGTGCAATCTCGCGCTGCCTGGCTGTCGAATGGGCGCGCGACGGCATCCAGGTTGTCAATATCGCGCCCGGCTATATCGAGACCGACCTGAACCGTGGCGAGCTGAACGAGGGTGCGCTCCAGGCATTTCTCAAGAAGCGCATTCCGGTCGGAGGCCCCGGCCAGTCTGACGATATCGGACACCTTGCCGCCATGCTGTTCCGGCTGCCCGGGCGTTTCCTGACAGGCGAAACGCTCTATGTCGATGGCGGCCAGGGCATGGCGCTGTAGCCACCGCCCAGCCGCTACACAGCCCCACTAACGGAGGAAGACATGAACATGCTGGACCGGATGGACGCGCGGCTGCCGCTGTCGTCCGAGGAACGCATGCTCCTCGACAGCGTCAAGGAGCTTTGCAACACCCAGATCGCGCCACGCGCGGCCGAGTACGACCGCACCGGTGCGTTTCCCTGGGAGAACGTGAAAGCCATCAACGAGCTGGGCCTGAACGCCATGTTCATTCCCGACATCTATGGCGGCGCGCAGTTGTCCTTTATCAGCTACCTGGCTTGCGTGCGGGAGATTTCGAAGGCTTGCGCCTCCACCGGCATCGTCTGGGCGACGAACTTCCACGCCATCAAGCCGCTGATCGAGTACGGCAGTGAAGAACAGAAGAGCCGGCTGTTGCCGCGCATCGCCGACGGTGGCCTGGCGTCGCTGGCCATTACCGAGCCCTCGGCGGGATCGGATGCCACCGGCATGCGCACCAGCTTTACCCCGGACGGCGACGACATCGTCATCAACGGCGGCAAGACCTTCATTACCAACGGCGACGTGGCCGACCTGTACCTGGTGTTCGGCAAATGGTCCGAGATCAGCGATCCCAAGGCAGCCATCTCCGTGCTGATTCTGGAAAAGGGCACCGAGGGCCTGCGCGTCCTCGGCACCGAGCACAAGATGGGAACGCGCGCGTCCAGCACCGCCAGCCTGGCCTTCGACGGCTGCCGCGTGCCGCGCGCCAACCTGATCGGCGCGCCCGGCGAGGGCCTGCAGATCCTGTTCGGCTCACTGAACCGCTCGCGCCCCAGCGTTGCGGCGCACGCGCTGGGCATTGCGCGCGCGGCGTTCGAGGATGCGGTCGACTACATCAATGAGCGACGCCAGTCCGGCAAGCGGATCCTCGAGTTCCAGGGTATCCAGTTCATGCTGGCAGACCTCGCAACGGAGCTGGCGTTGTGCGAATCGTGGCTCTGGCGCGTGGGTGAGATGGTGGATACCGGCGACCAGGATTTCGGCATCGAAGCCTCGATGCTCAAGCAGCGCGCCACCGACGCGGCCATGCGCATCACCACGGATGCCGTGCAACTGTTCGGCGGCTACGGCTACTGCAACGACTACCGCGTCGAGCGGCTGATGCGCGACGCCAAGATTACCCAGATCTGGGAAGGAACCAACCAGGTACACCGCCAGCTGATCGGGCGCAGCTTCCTGAAGAAATAGGAGACGGACGTGACAACCATCAAAACCGTCGGCGTCGCGGGCGCCGGCACCATGGGCGCGGGCATCGCCATCGTAGCGGCCCGCGCGGGCTTCAAGACCATCGTATTCGATGCCCGGCAGGAGGCGCTGGACCGTGCCCGCGGTCAGACCGAAGCGTTCCTGAAGAAGTCCGAGGAGCGCGGCAAACTGCCGGCCGGCGCCGCTGCCGCGGCCATGTCTCGCTGGGAAGGCACCACCGCACTGGACGACCTGGCCAGCTGCGACATCATCATCGAAGCCATCTTCGAGGACCTGGCGGTCAAGCATCAGCTGTTCGGCCAGCTCAATGAGGTCTGCCCGCCCGACACGATCTTTGCATCCAATACCTCGACGATCTCCATCACCGAGATTGCTGGCGGTTCCGGCCGGCCGGACCGGTTCGTTGGCATGCATTTCTGCCTGCCTGCGCAGCTGATGAAGCTGATCGAGATGTCGCCAGGCCTGGCCACCTCGGAGGGGACCTTCCAGACAGCGTGGGCCTTTGCCGAGGCGATGGGCCAAAAGCCGGTGGCCACGCAGGATACGCCGGGCTTCATCCTCAATTACTTCCTGATCCCGTTCAACAACGATGCGATCCGGCTGGTGGAACAGGGCGTCGCCGAGCCGGCCGACATCGACACCGCCATCAAGACCGCGCTCGGCTACCCGATGGGCCCGCTCGAGCTGCTGGACCTGGTCGGCATGGACACCCAGAAGCTGCTGTGCGAAGCGATGCACGGCCTGACCCACGAGCCGCGCGCCGCCTGCCCGCCACTGGTGCGCCGCATGATCGCCGCCAAGCGCCTGGGCAAGAAGACCGGCAAGGGCTTCCACACCTACGGCGACACCAAGATGTTTGGAGCCTGATATGCGCTACGAAATCGTACAAGCTGGCGAAAGCCGTTCCTTTCCCACGCCCCACCCGTTCCTCGAACAAGCCGCGCCACAAGGCGAAGGACTGTTCTACCTGGGCACGGACGCCGGAAGCGCATTCGGCAATGGCGAAGGACACGAATCGCGCTCGTTCGTCGCCATTGAACTGGGTACCGAATGCCTGGGTTCCCATACGGGCGAGCACCGCGGGGAAGAAGGCTCCAATGTGGTTGGATTCGCCCGCTTCCGGCTGGGCGACGCCGACCCGAGCCCACTGGTGGAGCTAGTCAGGCAACCGGGCACGCAATCTGCGGCGATCGAAGCCGCCAGGGCGGTGTTCCAGGCGGCAGGGCTGGTTGTCGCCGTATGCAACGACTTTCCCGGCCGCATCGTCGACAGGCTGATCCGCCCGTACTTCAACGCGGCGTTGCGCCGCCTGGACGAGAAGCTGGCCAGCGCCGATGACCTGGACAAGACCTTGTGCCTGGGCCTCGGCTACCCGGAGGGCCCGATCTCGCTGCTGGAACGCACCGGCCTGGCGCACCATTTCCGCGTCACCCAGGCGCTGCACGAAGCGCTCGGCCAGGAGCCTTACGCGCCGGCGCGGCGCGCGCGCGTCGCCGCCGAGCGTGAAGAACGGGTAAAGCGAGGCTTGTCATGAGTCAACCGCTGACCGGTGTGAAGGTGCTGGACTTCAGCACCCTGCTGCCCGGACCGCTGTGCTCGCTGCTGCTGGCGGAGGCGGGCGCCGAAGTCATCAAGTTCGAACGCCCCGGCCGGGGCGACGAAATGCGCTCGTACGAGCCGAAGGTCGATGACGACAGCGCGAACTTCGTGCTGCTCAACCGCGGCAAGCTGTCCGTTGCCATCGACCTGAAGTCGCCGCAGGCGCTGAGCCAGCTGCTGCCGCTGATCCGCGAGGCCGATGTCCTGATCGAGCAGTTCCGTCCCGGCGTCATGGATCGCCTGGGCCTGGGCTACGCCGCGCTGGCTGAGGTCAATCCGCGCCTGGTCTACTGCTCGATCACCGGCTTCGGCCAGCACGGTCCGCGCGCGTCGGAAGCCGCGCACGACCTGAACTACGTGGCGGCATCCGGCACGCTGTCGCTGACCGCGGGCAACGATGGCGCGCCGGTCCTGCCGCCTGCCCTCATCGCCGACATCGCCGGCGGCACCTATCCGGCGATGATCAATATCCTGCTCGCCTTGCGTCAGCGCGACCAGACCGGCAGGGGCGTTCACCTGGACGTGGCCATGGCCGACAACCTCTTTACGTTCCAGTACTGGGGGCTTGGCAATGGCGCGCTGGGAGACTGGCCCGCACCGGCATCCGGGCTGGTCACAGGGGGTACGCCGCGCTACCAGGTCTACCGTACCGCGGATGGGGCCTTCCTGGCCGCCGCGCCGCTGGAAGACAAGTTCTGGGACAACTTCGTCGCGCTGGTCGGGCTGGATGCCGATGCGCTGGCGTCAATGTCACCACGCCGGGCCATCGAGGCCGTCGCTGCCGCCATTGCCCGGCATCCGGTTGCCTATTGGGAAGACCGCTTCGCCGGACAGGATGTCTGCACAAGCCGTGTGGTCAGCCTGGAAGAAGCCCGCCACGACCCGCATTTCCAGGCGCGCGGCCTGTTCGACCGCTCCGTCACTACCGCGGCGGGCGGGACCCTGCCGGCCTTGCCGGTGCCCGTTGATGCCGCATTTCGCCGCCACGATCGCTCGGCCGCCTCCCC
The sequence above is a segment of the Cupriavidus sp. MP-37 genome. Coding sequences within it:
- a CDS encoding enoyl-CoA hydratase/isomerase family protein, yielding MSIDIKFDGPYAILTLNRPEARNALQFTMIEALSYTLDQVAASNARALIVTGAGQKAFCAGADIKELMDRSLMQQRQGAQLGQRTFDKLARLAIPSVAVLHGYAFGGGLELAMACTFRIATVQARMGLPEIKLGLIPGYGGTQRLPRLVGEGRALEMVMSGRTVDAIEAERVGLVNRVVAHGEPVELGKAFMSEFIGYSRCASQFSREAVVRGMGTTLEAGLEIEADLSTLAYQTDDAVEGMRAFIEKRTPEFKDA
- a CDS encoding SDR family NAD(P)-dependent oxidoreductase, giving the protein MPDFTQGAVIVTGGSRGIGASISVELARIGLHVACVSRSGELPDAGSLDADAQKRLAALRCDITDAASVATAFAQVPALFGKPIVGLVNNAGIHLQGPSASFPIADFERVMQTNASSVLLASQVAYPYLHEAGSALIVNIGSFYDKLGVRGNAAYCASKAAVGAISRCLAVEWARDGIQVVNIAPGYIETDLNRGELNEGALQAFLKKRIPVGGPGQSDDIGHLAAMLFRLPGRFLTGETLYVDGGQGMAL
- a CDS encoding acyl-CoA dehydrogenase family protein, with protein sequence MNMLDRMDARLPLSSEERMLLDSVKELCNTQIAPRAAEYDRTGAFPWENVKAINELGLNAMFIPDIYGGAQLSFISYLACVREISKACASTGIVWATNFHAIKPLIEYGSEEQKSRLLPRIADGGLASLAITEPSAGSDATGMRTSFTPDGDDIVINGGKTFITNGDVADLYLVFGKWSEISDPKAAISVLILEKGTEGLRVLGTEHKMGTRASSTASLAFDGCRVPRANLIGAPGEGLQILFGSLNRSRPSVAAHALGIARAAFEDAVDYINERRQSGKRILEFQGIQFMLADLATELALCESWLWRVGEMVDTGDQDFGIEASMLKQRATDAAMRITTDAVQLFGGYGYCNDYRVERLMRDAKITQIWEGTNQVHRQLIGRSFLKK
- a CDS encoding 3-hydroxyacyl-CoA dehydrogenase family protein — protein: MTTIKTVGVAGAGTMGAGIAIVAARAGFKTIVFDARQEALDRARGQTEAFLKKSEERGKLPAGAAAAAMSRWEGTTALDDLASCDIIIEAIFEDLAVKHQLFGQLNEVCPPDTIFASNTSTISITEIAGGSGRPDRFVGMHFCLPAQLMKLIEMSPGLATSEGTFQTAWAFAEAMGQKPVATQDTPGFILNYFLIPFNNDAIRLVEQGVAEPADIDTAIKTALGYPMGPLELLDLVGMDTQKLLCEAMHGLTHEPRAACPPLVRRMIAAKRLGKKTGKGFHTYGDTKMFGA
- a CDS encoding 3-hydroxyacyl-CoA dehydrogenase family protein, which codes for MRYEIVQAGESRSFPTPHPFLEQAAPQGEGLFYLGTDAGSAFGNGEGHESRSFVAIELGTECLGSHTGEHRGEEGSNVVGFARFRLGDADPSPLVELVRQPGTQSAAIEAARAVFQAAGLVVAVCNDFPGRIVDRLIRPYFNAALRRLDEKLASADDLDKTLCLGLGYPEGPISLLERTGLAHHFRVTQALHEALGQEPYAPARRARVAAEREERVKRGLS
- a CDS encoding CaiB/BaiF CoA-transferase family protein; the encoded protein is MSQPLTGVKVLDFSTLLPGPLCSLLLAEAGAEVIKFERPGRGDEMRSYEPKVDDDSANFVLLNRGKLSVAIDLKSPQALSQLLPLIREADVLIEQFRPGVMDRLGLGYAALAEVNPRLVYCSITGFGQHGPRASEAAHDLNYVAASGTLSLTAGNDGAPVLPPALIADIAGGTYPAMINILLALRQRDQTGRGVHLDVAMADNLFTFQYWGLGNGALGDWPAPASGLVTGGTPRYQVYRTADGAFLAAAPLEDKFWDNFVALVGLDADALASMSPRRAIEAVAAAIARHPVAYWEDRFAGQDVCTSRVVSLEEARHDPHFQARGLFDRSVTTAAGGTLPALPVPVDAAFRRHDRSAASPALGAHSQLLNR